From the genome of Pirellulales bacterium:
AAAGACGCGGTGCAAACAAGTCTACCTTTCGAGACGTTGGCGTTCAACCTCTTTCGACGATCGACAATCAGGCCAGCAGCGGGTCGATCTTGTCGGGGTCGATGTCAAGCTCTCTGATCACTGAAGGCAACCGTTGTTTCTCGAACTGCCCGCGCGCGGCAAGCTGCGTCAATGCGGCCAGTGTAACGCACTCGGCATCGACCTCGAAATGCCGGCGGAGCCGCTCGCGTGTGTCGCTACGGCCGAGGCCGTCGGTGCCCAACGCGAAAAGGCCGCGCGGCACCCAGGGCCCAATCTGCTCGGCCACCGCGCGGACAAAATCGGTGGCGGCGAGGTACGGTCCTTCGTGGCCGGCCAAGGTTTGCTCGAGGTAGGAAGTGCGCGGCGGTTCGTCGGGATGGAACAGGTTCCAATGCGCCGCTGCTTGCGCTTCGCGCCGCAGTTGGGTGTAACTGGTGACGCTCCACACGTGGCTCGACACCTGATAGCGATCGGCCAGAAGCTGTTGCGCGCGCAGCACCTCGCGGAGAATCGCCCCCGATCCGAACAATTGGACCTTGGGGCGATCGTGTCCGGCCTCGAGCAAGGTCAGCGGGTAGATGCCCCGCACGATGCCTTCCTGCGCGCCGTCGGGCATGGCCGGCATTTGATAGTTCTCGTTGTGCAATGTGATGTAGTAGATCGCCGTTTCGTTTTCCTCGAACATCCGACGCATGCCGTCCATCACGATCACCGAAGTCTCGTAGGCATAGGCCGGATCGTACGGACGGATGGTCGGGTAGGCCATGGCCAGCAGGTGGCTGTGCCCGTCTTCGTGCTGCAGGCCTTCTCCCATCAGCGTGGTGCGGCCCGCAGTGGCGCCGACGAGAAACCCTTTGGCCCGCATATCGGCCGCCGCCCAAATCAAGTCGCCGACCCGCTGGAAGCCAAACATCGAGTAGAAGATGAAGAAAGGCATCATGTTGACGCCGTGCGTCGCGTAAGCGGTGCCCGCGGCGATGAAACTGCTCATCGCCCCGGCCTCGGTCAGTCCCTCTTCAAGGATCTGACCGTCGATGGCTTCGCGGTAGTAGAGGAACTGCTCGGAATCGACCGGCTCGTACAACTGCCCGACGTGCGAGTAAATGCCGAACTGGCGGAAGAGGCCGTCCATTCCAAACGTGCGAGATTCGTCGGGGATGATCGGCACGATATAGCGGCCGACTTCCTTGTGCTTCAAGAGATGCCCTAAATGCCGCGTGAAAGCCATGGTCGTCGAGACTTCGCGGTCGCCGCTGCTGGCGAGCGAGTCGGGGAATTCTTCGATCCGCGGCGTCTTGGTTGACACCGGCCTGGTGCTCCGCGTCGGCACATATCCGCCCAGTTCTTGTCGTCGCTGGCGGAGGTACTGCATTTCGGGGCTGTCATCCGGCGGCCGGTAGAAGGGCGCCTTCGAGACCGCTTCGTCGGAGATGGGGATGCCGAACCGGCTACGGAACTCGCGATACTCCTGCTCGTTGAGCTGCTTCTGCTGGTGGGTGACGTTGCGGCCTTCGCCCGCTTCGCCCAACCCATATCCCTTGATCGTGTGGGCCAGAATCACCGTGGGCTGGCCGATGGTCTCGACGGCTGCCTTGTAAGCTGCGTAGACTTTGGCCGGGTCGTGCCCGCCGCGCAGCAGGCCGTGAAGCTCGTCGTCAGACAGGTGAGCGGCCAGCTCGAGCAGTTCGGGGTGCCTGCCGAAAAAGTGCTCTCGCATGTAGCTGCCCGGCGCCACGCTGTACTTCTGGAATTCGCCGTCGACGACTTCGCCCATGCGGCGCATGAGCAGGCCCGATTGGTCGCGGGCCAGCAAGGCGTCCCAGTCGCCGCCCCAGATCACTTTGATGACGTTCCAGCCCGCTCCGCGGAAAATGCCTTCCAATTCTTGAATGATCTTCCCGTTGCCGCGCACCGGGCCGTCGAGCCGCTGCAAGTTGCAATTCACGACAAAGATCAAATCGTCGAGCTGCTCGCGGGCCGCCAGTGTGATTTCACCGAGCGTTTCGGGTTCGTCGCACTCGCCGTCGCCCACGAAGGCCCACACTTTACGGCCGCTCGTGTCGAGAATGCCGCGGTCCGTCAGGTATCGGTTAAAGCGGGCCTGATAGATGGCCATGATCGGCCCCAAACCCATTGAAACGGTCGAAAACTCCCAAAAGTCGGGCATCAGCCAGGGATGCGGATAACTCGACAGGCCGCCCTCCGGCGCGAGCTCTTGACGAAAGTTCGTCATCTGCCGCTCCGTCAGCCGCCCCTCGAGGAACGCTCTGGCATAGACGCCGGGCGAGG
Proteins encoded in this window:
- the aceE gene encoding pyruvate dehydrogenase (acetyl-transferring), homodimeric type; amino-acid sequence: MAQLEQTAILPDSGDADPAETAEWLASLRYILDAEGPERARWLVSMLNQVLARKGLATHGPLNTPYINTIPPDRQPPYPGNRWIEHRIESILRWNAMAMVSRANHEHHGIGGHISTYASTATLFEVGLNHFFRGKGDGYSGDLVYFQGHASPGVYARAFLEGRLTERQMTNFRQELAPEGGLSSYPHPWLMPDFWEFSTVSMGLGPIMAIYQARFNRYLTDRGILDTSGRKVWAFVGDGECDEPETLGEITLAAREQLDDLIFVVNCNLQRLDGPVRGNGKIIQELEGIFRGAGWNVIKVIWGGDWDALLARDQSGLLMRRMGEVVDGEFQKYSVAPGSYMREHFFGRHPELLELAAHLSDDELHGLLRGGHDPAKVYAAYKAAVETIGQPTVILAHTIKGYGLGEAGEGRNVTHQQKQLNEQEYREFRSRFGIPISDEAVSKAPFYRPPDDSPEMQYLRQRRQELGGYVPTRSTRPVSTKTPRIEEFPDSLASSGDREVSTTMAFTRHLGHLLKHKEVGRYIVPIIPDESRTFGMDGLFRQFGIYSHVGQLYEPVDSEQFLYYREAIDGQILEEGLTEAGAMSSFIAAGTAYATHGVNMMPFFIFYSMFGFQRVGDLIWAAADMRAKGFLVGATAGRTTLMGEGLQHEDGHSHLLAMAYPTIRPYDPAYAYETSVIVMDGMRRMFEENETAIYYITLHNENYQMPAMPDGAQEGIVRGIYPLTLLEAGHDRPKVQLFGSGAILREVLRAQQLLADRYQVSSHVWSVTSYTQLRREAQAAAHWNLFHPDEPPRTSYLEQTLAGHEGPYLAATDFVRAVAEQIGPWVPRGLFALGTDGLGRSDTRERLRRHFEVDAECVTLAALTQLAARGQFEKQRLPSVIRELDIDPDKIDPLLA